In a single window of the Penaeus chinensis breed Huanghai No. 1 chromosome 4, ASM1920278v2, whole genome shotgun sequence genome:
- the LOC125046913 gene encoding titin-like, which yields MVGVGTRGPAWALGGSYTPHHSSLLDVLGSEPGGPPLDGPALTVALDVVQAWAVLITVGFTLVLFVFLAFCVCAKKDDGYDEYELSQGLTTVKVCHDGGENGLSSYPRINGSNTPKGSDEASEASSRCTLKRELPAIPLSAHPDPSGDCNVERTQSQHSSDLYAAVGDVNDASGIAKVIGGVQVLPSGAIGPGGRAAILRDPNVTSPTDSSGPTTSDGPGVATSVAAAHPYAKVKKEHPYAHVKLPKKDHPYAKVVRDDSEDPETDTDNYDDPKAIAKDKTSGWDSEATYEAAPPVPEKRFDLEEETAVGSGPPADSIVGGGGLMTTSVTSATSALGPSSPRSPLLSARVSMTSSAHSPTSPHSTGPSADRPPSADIPAAMAISGRTPANEELPYMTPPLHHAGIELPVQQNFSGDSQDSRGYTSISVREPLAALKAQSQGTAATTASPATQPHEGEGYYMTVSDDSADEMYACIYEGSRGVGSETYAQIEPRSTPPPPPPPMPSPPHAPSTPSPLSTRGGSQPPPAPPSVDSLRHVVHSRQASSSSAASTVMGSPGAEKRGTRSPLPPLPQGDTSLYSGPSPQPPHSPPRTAAPPAERPTQRALEEMYAKVMKKQRPGHSRGDSSGGGESDAGSVSSSRRGSVDIGGARWGSHASTPPTTPRQSLDLGAMTHSLIETRNLEVVTNISRAKSYETAGVWGGATQHPPAQQGAPPNPNYETIPQLPSNFYSGGSSDPGYETVKNAEPPYASVERPEETYPGYETFKLTSDVESEPGYETLKHREYEAGYETVTDKSKQPSSEPGYETVAHEGSQEEEEPGYETVTHHRKEEAADPGYEIVKGKTGVELADPGYEELQGAIHHARTTSEHDPNYEQLKFSSRRSSDGDAEPGYEVVKKVEAESTYEMVRDYDTQEKDPTYEKIDKPDELPSPLETPMYASVIRKGSPEKKAAKDKSPEVEEIGPSPVGKKQPAAEEAVDTKEEESIPPPLAMKQPSPPLQKSPSLPLQKSPSPPLQKSPSPPLQKSPSPPLQKSPSPPLQKSPSPPLRKSPSPVLRKSPSPPLKQSPEERSPKSPSLPLKQSPEERSPKSPSPPLKQSPEEKSPKKSPDNASPVLSKSHDKVSPVLARSPERESPPQMKSPVKEVLSSTEISEKEMGYPPIAKSPEKESPPLMKSPEKEQGSPSPIAKSPEKESPPVAMTLEKGSSPPAKSPEEGFPDLTKSPVKESPVTRESPEKEFVPPVPPTAPMPSTDLQEGIPERQSSVEKSPVVPVLTSVAQSFPTPVKSPEASLSDDDVVLGMTPDKKSVVFDDSPDKTFSPSSDSSDEESLSEKFPQQKPPPRLESPVREQSSLEKEGPVQHPSSQSPTKVTDPSAQESHVEAVSLLSEDVNENASVTSGDSEKFPAPPQVSSPDRTSAAAFDSLGAQDGVPVPETQNQPQETINPLYMVGDNSNQQQSMMQETSTTSQVVSVGLCGDLPPPPPVEEDEAAFPNDLPPPLPEVTSFMPSNDALSEEAPPPPLVSPSDVEGLEDMLPLAHMGSSSSGSTAGQPGSIHGSSEKDSDSPQESEDTQMEGTIVADDLPPPPMAATTGSEQDSDEELDNSVSSGYEHGFTAGGITVTVNPMADMEETQEATDSLPPPPPSEPSPVAPPSPIAVSAVVTSSAGSQSSSNGSGSQDTGSGSVESVVTVECAVAGDSRVQDRQRSTDSSSSPESRHVDPNEQITEV from the exons ATGTACTCTGAAGCGGGAGTTGCCAGCTATCCCATTAAGCGCTCATCCAGACCCATCTGGTGACTGCAATGTGGAACGCACACAGTCACAGCATTCCTCTGATCTCTATGCTGCAGTTGGAGATGTCAATGATG CGAGCGGAATAGCCAAGGTTATTGGCGGTGTGCAGGTGCTACCCTCTGGTGCCATTGGGCCTGGGGGTCGGGCAGCCATCCTGCGTGACCCCAATGTGACCTCCCCCACTGACTCTAGTGGTCCCACTACCAGTGATGGGCCTGGAGTTGCGACCAGTGTGGCTGCTGCTCACCCCTATGCCAAAGTGAAGAAGGAACATCCCTACGCTCATGTCAAGCTACCAAAGA AAGATCATCCTTATGCAAAGGTGGTTCGTGATGATTCTGAGGACCCTGAAACAGAtacagataattatgatgacccCAAAGCCATTGCCAAAGACAAAAC TAGTGGATGGGACTCTGAGGCTACCTATGAGGCAGCTCCCCCTGTGCCTGAGAAGCGCTTTGACCTAGAGGAGGAGACAGCTGTGGGATCAGGTCCTCCTGCAGATAGcattgttgggggagggggtctcATGACCACTTCTGTGACCTCAGCCACCTCTGCCCTTGGGCCATCATCCCCCCGGTCACCCCTCCTCAGCGCCCGGGTCTCCATGACGAGCTCAGCACATTCCCCTACATCCCCCCATAGCACAGGACCGAGTGCAGATAGGCCTCCCTCTGCAGATATCCCTGCTGCCATGGCTATCTCAGGACGCACCCCCGCCAATGAGGAGCTGCCTTATATGACACCCCCACTACATCAT GCTGGCATTGAGCTCCCAGTACAGCAAAACTTCAGTGGAGACTCCCAGGACTCACGAGGCTACACAAGCATCAGTGTACGGGAACCCCTGGCTGCTCTCAAGGCACAGTCTCAGGGGACAGCAGCTACCACAGCATCTCCTGCTACTCAACCCCATGAAGGAGAAGG GTACTACATGACTGTGTCAGATGACTCGGCTGACGAGATGTATGCTTGCATTTATGAAGGCTCAAGAGGCGTGGGAAGTGAAACCTATGCGCAGATTGAACCACggtctaccccacccccacctcctcctcctatgcctaGTCCTCCACATGCGCCTTcaaccccctcacctctctcgaCGCGAGGTGGATCCCAACCTCCACCAGCTCCTCCTAGTGTGGATAGTCTGCGGCATGTTGTTCACTCCCGGCAAG CCTCATCGAGCAGTGCTGCCAGCACAGTAATGGGCAGTCCAGGAGCCGAGAAGAGAGGAACGCGGTCTCCCTTGCCACCTCTTCCCCAGGGGGACACCAGCCTCTACTCTGGCCCATCCCCGCAGCCGCCTCACTCACCTCCGCGTACAGCAGCCCCCCCAGCAGAAAGGCCGACGCAAAGGGCGCTAGAGGAGATGTATGCTAAG GTCATGAAGAAACAACGCCCAGGACACAGTCGCGGTGATAGTTCTGGCGGAGGAGAGAGTGATGCAGGGAGTGTCTCATCATCACGACGTGGCTCGGTAGACATTGGGGGAGCTCGATGGGGATCCCATGCTTCCACTCCCCCCACAACTCCTCGGCAATCCCTAGATTTGGGTGCTATGACACACAGCCTCATAGAAACGCGCAATCTGGAAGTCGTTACGAATATTAGTAGAGCAAAGTCATATGAAACAGCTGGTGTCTGGGGAGGGGCTACACAGCACCCTCCGGCACAGCAAGGAGCTCCACCAAACCCAAACTATGAGACAATACCTCAATTGCCATCAAACTTCTACTCGGGAGGCTCTTCAGATCCTGGCTATGAGACAGTGAAGAATGCGGAGCCTCCATACGCAAGTGTGGAGCGACCAGAGGAAACATACCCTGGGTATGAGACCTTCAAGCTCACCTCTGATGTGGAGTCTGAGCCAGGTTACGAAACTCTGAAACACCGTGAGTATGAAGCAGGCTATGAGACTGTCACTGATAAGAGCAAGCAGCCGAGCTCAGAGCCAGGGTACGAAACAGTGGCTCATGAGGgcagccaggaggaggaggagccaggtTATGAGACTGTCACTCATCACCGTAAAGAGGAAGCGGCTGATCCAGGTTATGAGATTGTCAAGGGAAAGACTGGTGTAGAGTTAGCAGATCCAGGCTATGAGGAACTGCAAGGGGCTATACATCATGCTCGCACCACATCCGAACATGACCCAAACTATGAGCAGCTGAAATTTAGTAGCCGTCGTTCTAGTGATGGGGATGCAGAGCCAGGCTATGAGGTTGTCAAGAAAGTGGAGGCAGAAAGCACCTACGAAATGGTCCGTGACTACGACACCCAAGAAAAGGACCCCACCTATGAAAAGATTGACAAACCTGATGAGCTCCCAAGCCCATTAGAAACCCCAATGTATGCCAGTGTCATACGGAAAGGCAGTCCAGAGAAAAAGGCAGCCAAGGATAAGAGCCCAGAGGTTGAAGAAATAGGCCCATCACCTGTGGGGAAAAAGCAACCTGCAGCAGAAGAGGCTGTAGatacaaaagaggaagaaagcatTCCCCCACCACTTGCCATGAAGCAACCATCACCCCCTCTACAGAagagtccctctctccctctacagaagagtccctctccccctctacagaagagtccctctccccctctacagaagagtccctctccccctctacagaagagtccctctccccctctacagaagagtccctctccccctctaaggAAAAGCCCATCTCCTGTCTTGAGAAAGAGTCCTTCACCTCCCCTGAAACAGAGTCCAGAGGAAAGGTCTCCAAAGAGTCCTTCACTTCCCTTGAAACAGAGTCCTGAGGAAAGGTCTCCAAAGAGTCCTTCACCTCCTTTGAAACAAAGTCCTGAGGAAAAGTCACCAAAGAAGAGTCCTGACAATGCTTCTCCTGTGTTATCCAAGAGTCATGATAAAGTTTCTCCAGTTTTAGCTAGAAGTCCAGAGAGGGAATCTCCACCTCAAATGAAGAGTCCTGTAAAGGAAGTTTTGTCTTCAACAGAGATCTCTGAAAAGGAAATGGGATATCCACCTATAGCCAAAAGTCCTGAGAAAGAATCACCACCATTAATGAAGAGTCCAGAAAAAGAACAAGGATCCCCTTCACCCATTGCTAAAAGTCCTGAAAAAGAATCCCCGCCAGTAGCCATGACTTTAGAGAAGGGGTCTTCACCCCCAGCAAAAAGTCCTGAAGAGGGATTTCCTGACTTAACAAAAAGTCCTGTTAAAGAATCTCCAGTTACAAGGGAGAGTCCTGAGAAAGAATTTGTCCCTCCTGTGCCACCCACAGCACCCATGCCAAGCACTGATCTACAGGAAGGGATTCCTGAAAGACAATCGTCTGTTGAGAAAAGTCCAGTTGTCCCTGTGTTAACCTCAGTAGCCCAGTCATTCCCTACTCCAGTCAAGAGTCCAGAGGCAAGCCTGTCCGATGATGATGTAGTATTAGGAATGACACCAGACAAGAAATCTGTTGTGTTTGATGACAGTCCTGATAAGACTTTTTCTCCATCATCTGACAGCTCAGATGAGGAAAGTTTATCAGAAAAGTTTCCACAACAAAAGCCTCCACCCAGGTTAGAAAGTCCAGTTAGAGAGCAGTCCAGCCTAGAAAAAGAAGGTCCAGTTCAGCATCCCTCCTCACAGAGTCCAACCAAAGTAACAGATCCGTCAGCACAAGAAAGCCATGTAGAAGCAGTGTCATTGCTAAGTGAAGATGTTAATGAAAATGCATCAGTAACAAGTGGTGATTCAGAGAAATTCCCTGCACCACCTCAAGTATCTAGTCCTGACAGAACATCAGCAGCTGCTTTTGATAGTTTAGGGGCCCAGGATGGAGTCCCTGTACCAGAAACACAGAATCAGCCCCAGGAGACTATTAATCCCCTTTATATGGTTGGAGACAACAGCAACCAGCAGCAAAGTATGATGCAGGAGACCAGTACAACGAGTCAGGTGGTTTCTGTAGGATTATGTGGTGATCTCCCACCACCGCCTCCAGTAGAAGAAGATGAGGCTGCCTTTCCAAATGACTTGCCACCACCCTTACCAGAAGTGACGTCATTCATGCCTTCTAATGATGCTTTGTCTGAAGAAGCGCCACCTCCACCTCTTGTGTCCCCTTCAGATGTAGAAGGACTGGAGGATATGCTTCCTCTAGCACACATGGGGTCTTCCTCCTCAGGTAGCACTGCAGGACAGCCAGGCAGCATTCATGGCAGCTCAGAAAAAGACTCTGACTCCCCTCAGGAATCTGAGGACACTCAGATGGAAGGCACCATAGTAGCAGAtgacctccctccacccccaatgGCAGCTACAACAGGGAGTGAACAGGATTCTGATGAAGAGCTTGACAATTCAGTATCCTCTGGTTATGAACATGGCTTTACTGCTGGGGGAATAACCGTCACAGTGAATCCTATGGCAGACATGGAGGAGACGCAAGAAGCCACTGACagtttgcctcctccccctcccagtgAACCCTCTCCAGTTGCCCCACCATCACCTATTGCTGTCTCAGCAGTAGTGACCAGTAGTGCAGGCAGTCAGAGTAGCAGTAATGGATCAGGGAGCCAAGACACAGGTAGTGGCAGTGTAGAGAGTGTAGTTACAGTAGAGTGTGCTGTGGCTGGAGACTCCAGGGTTCAAGACAGGCAACGATCCACCGACTCTTCCTCGAGTCCTGAGAGTCGTCATGTAGATCCCAATGAGCAGATAACAGAAGTATGA